The region GTCGATTGTGATGATGCCGCACGCCGTTTTATCGCGTTGGTCGATGAGTTTTACGAGCGTAAAGTCAAATTGATTATTTCGGCTCAAGTGGCGATGGAACATCTATACAGTCACGGCGGTTTAGAGTTCGAGTTTAAACGCTGTTTAAGCCGCTTGCAGGAAATGCAATCACGCGATTATTTAGCGACGGAGCATTTGCCTTAATAGTTATTGTTTGCGGCCATTAGCATCAGCCCGCTTGCTGCGTCGTTGGTGCTAAGGGCAGCAACCGCGGCTGCATAAATTTCGCCAGTTGCGGCTCAGCAAGCGGTTTAGCGAAGTAATAACCTTGAAAAGCGTGACAGCCAAATTGAGTAAGTTGCGCGATGGCGTTGGTGTCTTCGATACCTTCGGCAATCACTTCCATGTGCAGTGCCTGGGCCATGTGAATAATAGCCTTGACCAAATTCTCAGCTTCGGGGGTTTTATCGCCTAACGCGGCAATAAAACACCGATCAATTTTTAATACGTCAATGCGCAAGTGTTGCAGCAGTGACAGCGACGAATAACCCGTCCCAAAGTCATCTAAATACACTTTTACGCCCATAGCGCTTAACTGCATCAAATGGGTTTGCACGAGCTGGTGATTGTTGATCAATGCCGATTCCGTTAGCTCGATAGCCAGTAATTTCGGGGGCAGTTGATAATGCGCAAGTTGCTTGGCGATCAGATCGACAATATCACTATCCGCCAATTGTAATGCCGATACATTAATACTGATGTAAGGGCAGTTGTTTTGCCCATAATAGTCGACGTGCTTAGCCAATTGGCGAATTGCTTTTTTGGCAATTAATGCACCAAACGCTTTTATCTTGTTAGTTTTCTCAATTAAAGGCACAAAATCCAATGGCATGACTAGCCCTTTACTTGGGTGCTGCCAACGAGCCAGTGCCTCAAAGCCCACTAATTGCTGAGTGCTGTTAAATATTGGTTGGTAATACAGCACAAATTGGTCGTCGCGAATCGCTTGCTCTAAGTCGAACTCTAATCGGTGTAAATGCACCACATCATCGTACATTTTATGATGGAAAAAAATGACCTGACCACGGCCAGAATCTTTCGCTTGATACATCGCAATATCAGCATTTCGCAGGATATCTTCTGGGTTAAAGTCAGCATTGTTAATGGTTGTTGCGCCAATACTCGCGCCAATTGTGTAATGGTTGCTGTGTAATTCGTACGGTTTTTTCAATGCGTCAAGATAGCGCTGAGCCACTTCAGTGACTTGTTGTTGTGCTTGGATATTTTGTAATACAACCACAAATTCATCACCACCAAAGCGAAATAGTAAGTCTTGTGAGCGGCTATTAGTGCGGATGCGCTTGGCAACCTGTTGCAGAATTTGATCGCCAACGATATGTCCCATAGTGTCATTGATGCGCTTGAAGTGATCTAAATCGATAAAGAGTACGCTAAAAGATGTTGGACTGGTGGATGATTCGCTGCTATCGATACGCGCGCTCAAGTAATCAAACAGCGATTTTTTATTAAGCAGACCTGTGAGTTGATCGTGGGTTGCCTGAAACTTTAGCGAGGCCGTTTTTTCTTCCACTAGGGCGTTTGCCCATTTAATGCGATTAATATTGGTATACAGGTAGTAGCCCAAGCCACCTGTAATTAGCATAAGTAGTAAGGCCGCGAGATAGGCGTAGTAATTTTCTTTGTCGCTTAGATTTTGTTGACTAAACTTGAACAACCATTGTTGATTAGCAAATGGCACCGTCGCGGTTTCAGTGAAAATGGGGGCTGATTCAGCGCAATTGTTGGCCTTGTCACAGTGATTTAGCCATTGGGAGTCGTATAGGTTATTCAGGGTAATACCTTTATCACCCGCTACTTTATTGTGCATCGTCAGTACGAAGTTATCTGACTGGGTCAAGTTTCCCCACAGGCTATCCACGAGCTGGTTGATCATCACGAGGCCAACAATAAAGCCCAAGTGCCTTTCCTTTTGCACAACAGGTACAAACAAGCGTACACCCACTTCTCCTTGCTCTGTGGCGAAATGACTGGTGGTAATGCGATTCTCATTCACTGCCTGCTGCATATCATGGTTGAGTTGACAGTCAGAGCTAAGATCTAAACCTAACTCATGCCCTAGTGTTGCTGCTGGTTCGGCATAAGCGATTGCAAAAATACCCGCAGATGAGCTGTTGTTACAGCGCTGTTTATTATTTACATGGTGAATGCGGTAGTCGAATATTCCTGAGCTTTGCATTTGTTGTTCAAAAGCTTTGATGCTCGTGTTAGGCACAAAGGGAGCCCACTGCACGCCCTGGATAACCGTACTGGCGAGTAACTCTTCATTGATCAATTGAGCAAACTGTGTACGGCTTAGTGCAGGGTAGACTTCGATCATTTGTTGGCTGGCGATTAGCACTTTCTCAATTGCAATAATCGCTTGCGATAACCCGGTGACTTTGTCGGTAAATTTGGCATGAAACTGATCAGCGAGTTGCTGGCGTTCATAATACTTGATCACTGCAAATGCTGAGCAAGCCATCACCACACCAATTACTAGTGTTAGCAGGATACTCTTGTAGTGATTAAGCAGTTTTAACATAGGGGTTGCGGTATAGGTTAGCTGGAAGACAACGATAGGTTGTCACAGGACATCATGGTGAAAGGATAATAAGGTAATCAATACAGCTTGTAAATGATAATAGTTATCATTAATATGCTTTGGTTTTTATTTAATCTACTGAACCTGAGCGTTGAGCAAAAAGTAGTAACCATTCACTTGTTTACATGGTTATAAAGTTTATTTTTGATGTCGTCAGTTTTTTCAATAGCGCTAGTTGCCGCTGCGAAAACTGGCAGAAAAGAGCACAAGACAAAAGTACTTGTTTATTGAGGCTCCGATACTAATGTTCCGTTACTCATGCTTAGGTTACGCAAGTTGGAAGTTGATTGTATGAAGTTATTGCTCACTGCAGTGCTAGCGTGGTCGCTAGTTGTTGTTAAAGCGCATGGCGAAGAGATCGAGTCGGTTAATGTCTATTCTTTTCGCGAAGCCAAATTAATTGCGCCGATTATCGAGCGCTTTTCTCAAGCCACGGGGATCAAAGTGAATGTCGTGAGTGGCAAAGCGGACAAATTATTAAACCGCCTAATCAAGGATGGTGATAACAGCTTTGCCGACGTGTTACTGACAACAAATGTTGCGCGTTTAGAAAAAGCGAAACAGCTTGGGCTGTTGCAGCCGATTGACTCGGTTTATCTTAAAACGCACGTCCCTGCACCGTTGCGAGACCGACAAGGTTATTGGCATGGCCTGTCGATCAGGGCAAGAGCAATTTTCTATGCTAGGGATAAAGTTAACCCGGCATCCATCACTCGTTATCGAGACTTAACTGCTAGCCAATGGCAAGGGCGTATTTGCACGCGCAAAGGCAGCCATATTTACAATCGATCAATGCTAGCAAGCTTTGTTGCTTTGCACGGCCAAGCGTCGGCGAAGCGTTGGACGCAAGGACTCGTGGCAAACTTGGCGATGCGCCCAACTGGGGGGGATCGCGATCAGTTGCGCAATATAAACAGCGGGAAATGTGATTTAGCCATCGCGAACAGTTATTACTACGGCATGATGTCACAGAGCGCGTCGCAGCAAGATCGTGAGGTGTATGCCAACCTCGGCGTTATCTGGCCAGAGCAAGCAGGTGCGGGAACACACGTTAATATCAGTGGTGCAGCAATTACTAGCGCCGCGAAAAACAAGCAAAATGCGCAAGCTTTTATTGAGTTTTTACTGACTGAGCAGGCACAGGAAATGTATGCTGATATTAACCACGAACTGCCCATTCGACGTGATATTCAAGCCAGTGGTTTAGTCGGTTCATGGGGCGATTTCAAAGGTGACATTGACTCTGTGCAACAGCTTTATTCACATTTAGCAGCCGCAGATAGCATTATTGCCGATACTAGTTGGTAGGTGGCTACCTAGCTATTTACTGTGCTTTCAATACATAAAAACTCACTCATTGGTATGAGTGAGTTAGTTAGTGAATTCAATCACAGGAACTTATCTGCCTTCATTTCAGCGAGCAAGTCTTTGTTGAAAGTCAGTTTGTAAGTTTTCTTGTTAGCTTTTCTTTGTTTTATGTTTTTAGCTAGTCACTGCTTCACTATTCGCAGCCTTAGGTTATTCGTAGCTGCGTTCCATCCACAGTAGCTGCAGCTTTAAATCCGCGATTTCTTGCTGCGCGTTGGCCAGTTGCTCAGCTAGTGATAGCTGCTCTGTTGATGTGTCTTCATTTGCATTGTTTAGCATAGCGTTGTCATTGTGTGCCATATGAACCTCAGCTTGGTTATATTGTGTAAAGTTACCAGTGTTGTAAAGTTATCTGTGTTGAAAATAATAATGTAATTACATATCTAATATTACATGCGAGATTTCAGTTTGTCATGATGATTAATGGATAACGGTTATACCCAGAGAAAATAGCCTCATAAAACACTTGATTTTTTAGTTACGTACAGAGGTTTTTTAGCGCGTCAATGCGAGCTGGTTCGTTTGATAAAACTTGAGTAACTTTATTGTTTCTGACTCGTCGATAACCGGGAAATCAGCGCGATTGCGATAGGTCTGATAAAGTTTCGAGAATATGGCAGAGTTGCTAATGCGATCTAAAGCTTTGGTTAAATCTCGGCCTGTACCATCCATGGTTAAGCAACATTTTGCGTATTGGGCAATAATCTCAACCAAGTTTTTCCCCTGCTTTTGCAAAGCGGTATCGGCTTCCATAAAATAGGCAGCTCCTGACCAATACACGCGCATGTACGCGCTTTTGCTGTGCATCTTGTCACTCACGCGAAATAGTGGCCCTCGTGCTTTGCTTGTATTGGCTTTACCACGACCAAACCCGGCGTTTATCCTCGCCAATGCTTGTTGCTCAGTTAACACCTTCGCCTGCATCATCGTAATATGTTGCACATAAGTGGCAAAACCTTCGCTTAGCCAAGTGTCGTGATCGTCTAGGAAGGGTAAGTAAAGGTGAGCGATTTCGTGATAAATGGTCCAGTCATCTTTGAGCGCGGTTAGCCCATAATAGGGCGAAATATGCAGTAAAATTGAGTTATCAATGCGATTAACTTGTCCCCAGGGGACGGGCTCTGAATGTTGACGACTGCGCTTAACGCGAAAATTTATGGTATTAAAGGGAAGTACACCAAAACTTTGCTGAGTGGCTTTTACTGCGAAATTCAACCAAGTATCTACCGTTTTTTGTTCGCTGGCACTAAAGCCCTCACCGTTTAGCCAGCGCACGGGCTCGGCATGTACTGGTCTCGTCATTGCGCTGAGCATTAAACCACATAAAGACCAAAACCAAATGGCAATGATCAGCAAAGGTCGAAAATAGTCACCTGACTTTGTCTTGGTCTTTGACATTGCCTTGATTCCTTATCCTTATCACTGAGCCATGTATGACTTAACGATTTGAAGTGTTAGAGTTATTAGCCATGGTTAGCCGCTATTCGCATAGTGGCTGTTGTTATTTAATCAGTAGTCTTAGGAGCTTGTTTTGTCTAGCCCGATTATTCGCCCTGCAACGGCGGCAGATGCCGATGTCGTTTTATCATTAAATTTAGCATCGGTTGCGGTGTTAAGCCCGATGGATAGCGCAAGGCTTGAGTTACTCACTACGACGTCGGAATTATTTTGGATTGCTGAATTAGACGGTCAAGTGGCGGCGTTCCTTTTAGCTTTTACTGATGGTAAGTGCTACGACAGCATTAATTATCGATGGTTTGCGCAGCGCTTTAAGGACTTTTTGTATATTGACCGAGTTGTTATTGGTGAGTCATTTCGCCGTATGGGTATCGCCAGTCAGTTTTATCAGGCAATAAAAGCATACGCTGGCAAACATCAGCTGCATTGGCTGTGTGCGGAAATAGATTTAACGCCAGCAAACCCAGCTTCGCTTGCTTTTCATCAAGCGCAAGGTTTTATTGAAATTGGCCAACAGCAGGTGGCTAGCGGTGAAAAATTGGTTTCATTAACGGCATGCCCGATTTAATTTATCAGTTCACGCTGTGCAGACTGTTGCGCAAACTCCTTACTTGTCAGTATGTTCAGCTATGATAAAAAGCCTTCAGCCATGAGAAAATGCCTTGATCTGGTCGTAAGAACCTCCAATAGAAAAACCATAGCGTAATTAAGTAGACAATTGTCATGACAACACTATTTGAAATTTTTATCCGATTTTTGACTTTAGGCTGCACTAGCTTTGGCGGGCCAGCGGCTCATATTGGTTACTTTCAGCAAGCATTCGTGCAACAACACAAATGGCTTAGCCAACAAGAATTCGGTAATTTAGTGGCTTTAAGCCAGTTTTTGCCTGGCCCGGGCTCTAGCCAAGTAGGCTTTGCCATTGGCTGTCATCGCGCTGGCGTACTCGGTGGGATTACTGCATTTATTGCATTTACACTGCCGTCAGTTGTCCTCATGTTATTACTCTTTTTTGTCGGCTTAGAATTTGCGAATTCACAAACCTTCATCGGTGTGGTTACTGGCTTAAAACTTTTGGCCGTAGTGGTAGTGGCTGATGCAATTGCGACCATGGCCAAGAGTTTTTGTCAGCAGCGCTGGCAGCAATGCTTGGCATTGGCAAGTGCGATCATTTTGGTGCTTTCACCATTACCAGCAATGCAGCTAGTGATAATCATTGGTGGCGCGATTATTGGTCGCAGCTTTTTTAGTGCAAGCGATACGCCAGTGGGAAATACAGCATCAGCCACTCGTCAAAGATTAAACTGGCCAGTGTTTATCGCTTTTTCAGTATTGCTTGTTGCTGGCGTCGCGATCAGTGGTGGTAGCCAATTAGTGCAAATCATTAAAGATTTTTACGTGGCAGGAAGTTTAGTGTTTGGTGGTGGCCACGTCGTACTACCACTATTGCAGGAGGCGGTCGCTGGCACACTTGAACAAAGTGAATTTCTGATTGGCTACGCAGCGGCGCAAGCTTTACCAGGGCCAATGTTTACCTTGGCGACATACCTAGGGGCGAGTATGTTAGAAAGCGCCCCTGTGCTTGGCGCCATTGCGGCAACGCTGGCGATTTTTTTACCGGGTTTTTTGCTTATTTTGGCCTTTCAATCAGTTTGGCAAGCATATGCCGCTGATCCCAAAATAGCGGGGAGTTTGTCGGGCGTTAATGCCGCCGTTGTTGGTTTACTGTTAGCCGCTTTCTATCAACCTGTGCTGGTGTCGGCGATTTCCGGCTGGCTTGATGGCGCTATTGCCTTGATTGGCTTATGGTTATTAAGAGGCTTAAAAGTGCCTGTTATTGTACTCGTGCTGTGCTTTGCTGGCCTAGGTATTTTATTGGTATAGCTGTTTGCTATGGCAGTTCACTTTATTTCGCTCAGAATGGGAGCTGAGTTCGCACTGGATAACCGCAGGGTGAAAGCTAAAAAACTAATGATGGGGTAAAAGTAAAATGATCTCGAATGATCGTTTGAAATTGTATTATGCGACATCTATTGTCGGGTTGCTCATTGCCGTACTCGGCTTTGCTTATAACACTTGGCGGCTCGAGTTAAGTGAGCATAATTCAACCGTTAGAACTGCGGCGTTTGAACTGATTATTGCGACTGCTGAGCTAGAGCAAAATATTTTTGCAGCGGTATACGATGATGATCCCATTGCTGGCTCGCCGCGCATCGGCTGGGTGAAGGTTGGTTTGATTGAACAGCTTAGCGTTTTAATCGATCCCAAAGTAGAAATGGCTGCTATTGAACTAAAAAAAGTATGGGCGAGTAATTGGAGTACGCTTACACAGGATAAACAGTCACTGACAGCGGTTGAACAGCAGCTGGTCGTGCTTCAAAGTGAACTCAAACAAGTACTCAAGTCACTGAACTAAACCAAGCCAATAAGTGAAGCCATTAAACCAAGCCACTAAAACAAGTGACTAAACTGACAAGAACAACAATCAATAGAATAGGGAGATTATTAATACTGTGCGTTATACCATGAAGCAAAAGTTACTGTCTTTTCGAGACAGCTTTAAAATTTTTGATGAAGATGATCAGTTAGCGTTTATTGCCAAAGGAGGCTTTTTCAGTATCCGAAAAGGGCTCACCCTTATGTTACCTGATGAAACTCAAGTCGCCCGCATTAAGCAAAAACTTATCGCTTGGAAACCAACTTTTTATATCACGCTAGCAACAGGCGAGTGCTGCAAAATAAAAAAATGCTTTTGGCCGTTGTTTACTAGTCGCTTTGTCTTAACTACACCTAAAGCACAAGTGACGATTGAAGGGGACTTGTTGTCTCATGAATATCAATTTAGTGTTGATGGCGAGGAAATAGCTTATGTTTCGAAACGCTGGTTTAGCCTAGGCGATAGCTATGGCATTGAAATCAAATACGAAGGAGATATTCCGCTAATGCTCGCTGCTGCGGCAACGATAGATTTAGTGAACCACAATGATGGCGGTGCATTTGACAGCGATTAGTCATTACCGTATCAGCGGTTAAAACTTAACAATATATCGCGATAAGGGTGCCGATTGATAAGGGGAGCAGGTTATCGCGATATTTGTGCGTGTTTGCTATTAATTCGTGACGTACATCATCACCAGTAAGAAGCCCAGCAATAAACCGTTTAACCCCAAAATAAAGGCAAACCCTTTCAATCCGTCTTTCGCGCTGAAGCCTTTTTGATTTAGGTACAGCCACCAAATGCTGCACATCAAAATGGGTAGTAAAAAGAATAATTTAATCATGTAGTTAATGCTTTGTTTTTTCTAATCATAGAGCAAAAGCAGAGGTTTGCCTACTTTGCTTAGCTTGTTTTGCCTAGCTTGCTTTGCACTTGTCTGGTGTCGATTCGTTTTGCTCGATTAACGCTTTTAGTGGTTTTCGAATACTGTATAAAAACAACAAACTCGGGATCACCATCATCGCAGTTAATACAAAGAATAGCGCCCAATTACCGTCTAACCAGTCAACTACTATGCCCGAATATGAGCCGAGCATCACCCGCCCAAAGGTGCCTAGCGATGCCATCAAGGCATATTGGCTGGCGGTAAAACTCTTATTGCATAGCACAGATAAGAGTGCCACAAACGCCACCGAGCCCCATGCAGAAGTAAAGCCGTCAACAAATACCGTCAGTGCGAAAAGCCATTTTACTGGCCCCATGACGGCCA is a window of Thalassotalea euphylliae DNA encoding:
- a CDS encoding bifunctional diguanylate cyclase/phosphodiesterase, with translation MLKLLNHYKSILLTLVIGVVMACSAFAVIKYYERQQLADQFHAKFTDKVTGLSQAIIAIEKVLIASQQMIEVYPALSRTQFAQLINEELLASTVIQGVQWAPFVPNTSIKAFEQQMQSSGIFDYRIHHVNNKQRCNNSSSAGIFAIAYAEPAATLGHELGLDLSSDCQLNHDMQQAVNENRITTSHFATEQGEVGVRLFVPVVQKERHLGFIVGLVMINQLVDSLWGNLTQSDNFVLTMHNKVAGDKGITLNNLYDSQWLNHCDKANNCAESAPIFTETATVPFANQQWLFKFSQQNLSDKENYYAYLAALLLMLITGGLGYYLYTNINRIKWANALVEEKTASLKFQATHDQLTGLLNKKSLFDYLSARIDSSESSTSPTSFSVLFIDLDHFKRINDTMGHIVGDQILQQVAKRIRTNSRSQDLLFRFGGDEFVVVLQNIQAQQQVTEVAQRYLDALKKPYELHSNHYTIGASIGATTINNADFNPEDILRNADIAMYQAKDSGRGQVIFFHHKMYDDVVHLHRLEFDLEQAIRDDQFVLYYQPIFNSTQQLVGFEALARWQHPSKGLVMPLDFVPLIEKTNKIKAFGALIAKKAIRQLAKHVDYYGQNNCPYISINVSALQLADSDIVDLIAKQLAHYQLPPKLLAIELTESALINNHQLVQTHLMQLSAMGVKVYLDDFGTGYSSLSLLQHLRIDVLKIDRCFIAALGDKTPEAENLVKAIIHMAQALHMEVIAEGIEDTNAIAQLTQFGCHAFQGYYFAKPLAEPQLAKFMQPRLLPLAPTTQQAG
- a CDS encoding extracellular solute-binding protein, whose amino-acid sequence is MKLLLTAVLAWSLVVVKAHGEEIESVNVYSFREAKLIAPIIERFSQATGIKVNVVSGKADKLLNRLIKDGDNSFADVLLTTNVARLEKAKQLGLLQPIDSVYLKTHVPAPLRDRQGYWHGLSIRARAIFYARDKVNPASITRYRDLTASQWQGRICTRKGSHIYNRSMLASFVALHGQASAKRWTQGLVANLAMRPTGGDRDQLRNINSGKCDLAIANSYYYGMMSQSASQQDREVYANLGVIWPEQAGAGTHVNISGAAITSAAKNKQNAQAFIEFLLTEQAQEMYADINHELPIRRDIQASGLVGSWGDFKGDIDSVQQLYSHLAAADSIIADTSW
- a CDS encoding GNAT family N-acetyltransferase, whose protein sequence is MSSPIIRPATAADADVVLSLNLASVAVLSPMDSARLELLTTTSELFWIAELDGQVAAFLLAFTDGKCYDSINYRWFAQRFKDFLYIDRVVIGESFRRMGIASQFYQAIKAYAGKHQLHWLCAEIDLTPANPASLAFHQAQGFIEIGQQQVASGEKLVSLTACPI
- the chrA gene encoding chromate efflux transporter — translated: MTTLFEIFIRFLTLGCTSFGGPAAHIGYFQQAFVQQHKWLSQQEFGNLVALSQFLPGPGSSQVGFAIGCHRAGVLGGITAFIAFTLPSVVLMLLLFFVGLEFANSQTFIGVVTGLKLLAVVVVADAIATMAKSFCQQRWQQCLALASAIILVLSPLPAMQLVIIIGGAIIGRSFFSASDTPVGNTASATRQRLNWPVFIAFSVLLVAGVAISGGSQLVQIIKDFYVAGSLVFGGGHVVLPLLQEAVAGTLEQSEFLIGYAAAQALPGPMFTLATYLGASMLESAPVLGAIAATLAIFLPGFLLILAFQSVWQAYAADPKIAGSLSGVNAAVVGLLLAAFYQPVLVSAISGWLDGAIALIGLWLLRGLKVPVIVLVLCFAGLGILLV
- a CDS encoding LURP-one-related/scramblase family protein; amino-acid sequence: MKQKLLSFRDSFKIFDEDDQLAFIAKGGFFSIRKGLTLMLPDETQVARIKQKLIAWKPTFYITLATGECCKIKKCFWPLFTSRFVLTTPKAQVTIEGDLLSHEYQFSVDGEEIAYVSKRWFSLGDSYGIEIKYEGDIPLMLAAAATIDLVNHNDGGAFDSD